The sequence below is a genomic window from Longimicrobiales bacterium.
GACCCAGAGAAAGAGAGACCATGCCGCGATGCGCAGAAGCAGCAGCGGCTCGCGCAGGACCCCCGTACCACTCAGGAACGCCTCGAGAGCATCCACGATCGGGCGCCGCACCTTCCGCGGCAGAACGCGCACTAGAGACTCCAGTGTCCTTACGGCCCTGCGGGGAAACGCCACCAGCATCCCGATCACCAGCAATGCGGCGATGATGATGACGCCGAGGCTCTTTGCCAGGCCGGCGATCGTGATCGTTGCGTCCACGCCCGGCAGGTCGATCGCCTGCGATCCGCTGAACGGCGGAAAGTCCGGCATCGCCATCGCGATGAACAACAGCGCGATGACGAAGATGCCGTCGAAGATTCTCTCGATCAGCAGTGACGCGAACGATGCCACGATCGGCACCGGCTCGGTCCGCGACAGGGCATACGCGCGCATGAACTCGCCGACACGCGCGGGCAGCACGTTGTTGCCCATGAAGCCGATCGTGACGGCGGAGAACCGCGAGCGGAAGGACACGTCGGCCACCGGGGCGAGGATGGCCTTCCAGCGCCACGCCCGGATCCAGAATACGCCGGTGATCGCAGCCGCGCTGAGTATGAAAAGGAACGGATCGGCAGCACGCAGCTCGCTCATGACGCTGCGCAGTTCCATTCGGCTGAACGTGAAGTAGAGCGCTGCCGCGCTGATCACCAGCCCGAGCACCCCCTTCCAGTCGAGGAGGCCGCGCCGGCGTGACGTGGTCGCGCTCAACCGAGGGCCCTGCGGAGGATCGTCAGCAGCTCCTCGAGCGCACTTCGAGCCTGCGGATCGTGCGCCGTAGCACGTGCGACTATCTCATGCAGCTCGAGCGCTCGCTGTCGCAGCGCATCGGGCTCGCCGCCATCGACGGCGGCTTCTGCGTCCGGCCCGGGCACGTTTTCCCTCTCGTCGACCACGCTTGCATCGCCGAGCTCGAGCACATCGTAGTTCTCGTCGACCACGCTGGCATCGCCGAGCTCGAGCACATCGCCGTTCTCCTCGACCACGGTGGCATCGCCGAGCTCGAGGACGTCGTCGCTCTCTTCGACTACACTGGCATCGCCGAGCTCGAGCACGTCTTCGCTCTCCTCCACCACACTGGCATCGGCGAGCTCGACCAGATCGCCGCTCTCCTCCTCGATGCCGGCCTCGCTCAGGTCCAGCACATCCTCGCTCTGGTCCACGACGCTTCCGGCATCGAGCTCGAGCAATTCCCCTTCATCATCAGCGAAATCCGGCGCCGCTCCATCAGCCTCGATGACGCTCGCTTCGTCCAGATCCATCACGGCGTCATCGCCCGTCACCCCCGCTTCAACGGCCTCCGGGCCGGCCGTCTCATCCCCGACGATGTTCTCCTCGCCCAGCTCGAGCACGTCCTCGCTATCTTGCGCGACGTCGGCGACGTCGGCGGCGCCGGTGCGCGGGTGACCGGCAGGAATGTCGGCATCGCGCCCATGCGCGGGCGAGTGCGCTGTCGGTCCGGCAATGTCAGGTGCCGGAGGAATGCGACTGCGTGCGCGGGCATCGGCTTCGTATGAGTCATCCACCGCGTTGTGCCCTGCTCCGATGGCCTCCCCTCGCGGAATCGCGATTCCGGCCTGCGGCCTCTCCGCTGTGGGGACCACGGCGTCGGCAGACGCGTCGGCATTCTCCGGACCCGCGGGCGTCCCCGGCTGCCACGGCGGTGCGGCTGGCGCGCGCGCGGCGTCGTGCGGCCGCGCTGCGGGCGCGGATGACGCGCTCGAGAGAAACGGGGCAGCGGGGTGCGACACGGTCGGGGGTGCGAGCGAGTCCTCCGGCGGTGGCGGCTGCTCGACGGCACTGCCATATCGCTCGAGCAATTCCTCGCGCATGTGGCGGAGTCGGCTGACGGAATGCGACCCCTCGGGCAGCTCGTCGCGAAGCAGAGGCGCGATCGTGGTCTGCAACGCATCGCGCGCGACCCGATAGATATCGAGCCATTCCTTCTTTGCACCGACATCAAGTTTGACGATCACGCGCGTCAGATCCTCGACGGCGCGCAGGATGTCGGCGAGTACGGGGATCTCGTCCAGGCGTGCGGAACCGAGCAGCGCGCGCTGTCGCCGCAGGATGGCGGTCAGCGGCTCGCGGTCCATGGGATCGGCCTGCAGGTCCTGGATCCCGTGATCGAGCGTATCCGCGATGCCGGCAGCTTCGCGCGCGGCAAACTCGCGGAAGTCGGCCGTGCTACCGTCGCTGACCGGAGCTGCGGGCGCAGCTGCGGGGGCCGGGGCGGCCTCCCGCCACCGGGCGGCCGCCTCGTTCACACGCGCATCGAGCTGCTCGTCGTCCTCCGTGGGATCCAGCAGTACGCGCAGATCGGCGATCGTGTCGCGAGCGCGCGCGGCGACGTTGTCGGACCACGCCAGTGCGCCCTCGGCGATCGCGCGCGTCACGGACTCGAACGCGGACACCACATCGAAGATGCGCTGCTCACGGGCCATCTGCGCAGTGCCGCGCAGGCCACGCACGGCGCGATGCAGCTCCGCGGCGTCCGGGCCTGGGGGGCGCTGCAGACTGCGCTCGAGCGCCGTGAGGAACTCACGCGCCTCGGTCCGGAAGTATTCGCTCAGCGTCGCCATCGCAGATCCAGTCTAGTCCCCGTGCAGCGCGGTACGCCGCGCATCACGAATGAGGTCCTTCATCTCACGTACCGCCCGCTCCATGCCTGTCATCATGGCCCGGCTGACGATGCTGTGTCCGATGTTGAGCTCCTCGATCTCACCGATCGCGGCGACGTACGCCACGTTCTCGTACGTCAGACCGTGTCCGGCATGCACCGCGAGGCCGGACCCGTGCGCATGTGTCGCGGCACGCCGTAATCGCGTCACTTCATGCATCACGGCCGCGCGTCCATCCGGTGTGTGCACGCTCCTGAAGGCCTCCGCGAACTCCCCGGTGTGCAGCTCGATTGCGGCCACACCCAGGGCCGCCGCGGCGTCGATCACCGATCGCTCCGGCGCGATGAACAGCGAGGTACGGATGCCTTCCGCATGCAGTCGCTCCACCACCTGCGCAGCGCGGCGTCCGCTTTCGCCATCCAGCGCGAGACCGCCTTCCGTCGTGATTTCCTCGCGCCGCTCCGGTACCAGCGTGGCCGCCATCGGATGCAGCGAGCATGCGATGTCGATGACGTCGCTGCCCGCGGCCAGTTCCAGATTCACGCCGGTGCGCACGGTCTCCATGAGCAGGCGAACATCGCGATCCTGGATGTGGCGCCGGTCCTCCCGCAGATGCACCGTGATGCCATCGGCGCCACCGAGCTCGGCGAGCACAGCTGCACGCACCGGATCCGGCTCGTCCGTTCGACGGGCCTGGCGCACGGTAGCGACGTGATCGACGTTGATATGAAGACGCATCAGCCGGCGGTGAGGAGCATTTCGATCTCGGCAGCCCGTTCCTCATCCAGGCCCGCTGCCCGCGCCAGTCGCAGCAGCTCGAGACCGAGGCCGGAATATAGCACGCGATCCCCCGGCGACAACCGCGCCAGGTGGAGGCGGACGGTATCGACGTCGCCGCGCGCGATCGGCCCCGTCACGGCGGCCTTCACGCCCAGATGCTCGACGTTGTCCAGGGTGCCGCGGAGAAGAGGGAGCAGCGCGCGAACCGCATCGTCGCCATCCACGCCGGCCTGCTCCAGCATCCGCACCGCGACGCCGGTCAGGGCGACGAGGTAGTTGGAGGCGACCACGGCAGCGGCGTGATAGAGCGGGCGCTGCGTCGCGGCAATCGTGAGCGGCACGCCGCCCAGTGCGGAGACGAGCCGCCGGGCAGCCGCGTTCGCCGCCGGCTCGCCGGTCATCGCGAATGCGGCGCCGACCATGCGCTCACCAGCGAGCCACGGGTCGGCCACGGCCATGAGCGGGTGCATCGAGCCGATGGCGTACCCCCGGTGATGCAGCGGCGCCAGCGCGTCCGTCGACAACGCACCCGACAGGTGCAACGCGACGCAGCCTGCAGGCGCTTCGCCAATCATCGACAGATCATGGACCACTTCCGGCAGGGCATCATCCGGAACGCCGAGGATGACGATCGTCGTGCCAGGCGCCGGGAGCGCCGGCAGCATGTGATACTCGGCACCCGCCGGCGCCGTATCCACGTCACCCGCCATCGGGTGCGGATCGAAGAGCGGGTGGGGCGGCGGCTCGAGCGCGCGGCCGAAATACGTGAGCCGGTCGACCGCGCCCTGATGCCGCAGGGCAGCACCCAGAGCCAGTCCCATGCGACCCGGCCCGACGATGACGACGTTGTCGAGCCCGCTCGACTCCTCGTTCACGCGTCCGTCACCACGATGCCGCTGCGATGGCGCAGCCGCCCGAGCGTTGCGAGCGGCAGTCGCGCGACAATGCCGATCCGGCCGCCCGCACCATCCTCATCGCGGCTCAGTACCTCGCCCTCGCGATACACCGTCGCCAGCGCCTCACCGTCGGCATACGGAATCTGCACCAGTACCTCCGGCCGCTGCTTGCGCAGTTCCGACAGCAGCAGCGCCTTCAGCTCCGCGAGGCCTTCCGCCTCGACCGCCGACGTGAACACGGCCGGCTCCTCGAACAGCGCTGTCGCGCGATTGCGGAACGCCTTCTCCTCGCCGTGCGTCAGCCGGTCCATCTTGTTGAACACGAGGATCGTCGGCCGCTCATCCAGGCCGAGCTGGCGGAGCACATCCTCCACCACTTCCTTCTGCTCCTCCCAGCCGGGATGCGACGCGTCGATCGCGTGCAGCAGCACGTCCGCCGTCATCGCTTCCTCGAGCGTCGCCGAGAACGACGCGACGAGATGATGCGGCAGCTTCCGGATGAACCCGACCGTGTCCGTGACCAGCGCCTTCATCCCGGGCTCCAGCTCGACCACGCGCGTCGACGGATCCAGCGTCGCGAAGAGCCGGTCCTCGATGAAAATGTCGGAGCCCGACAGGGCGGCCAGGATGGATGACTTGCCGGCGTTCGTGTAGCCGACCAGTGCGGCTGTGAACTCGTCGGAACGACCCTTCCGCTGCGTCTCGCGGCGGCGTGCCACGACCTCGAGCTTCTCGCGCAGGTCTCCGATCCGTCGGCCGATCAGGCGACGGTCCGTTTCCAGCTGCGTTTCACCCGGACCACGGAACCCGATACCGCCGCGGATGCGTGAAAGGTGCGTCCACATGCGCTTCAGCCGCGGCAGCATGTACTGCAGCTGCGCGAGCTCGACCTGCATCTGCGCTTCCGATGACCGCGCGCGGGTGGCGAAGATGTCGAGAATGAGCTCCGCGCGATCCATCACGCGCGTCTTGAGCGAGTCCTCCAGGTTCTTGCCCTGGGC
It includes:
- a CDS encoding lysylphosphatidylglycerol synthase transmembrane domain-containing protein, whose product is MSATTSRRRGLLDWKGVLGLVISAAALYFTFSRMELRSVMSELRAADPFLFILSAAAITGVFWIRAWRWKAILAPVADVSFRSRFSAVTIGFMGNNVLPARVGEFMRAYALSRTEPVPIVASFASLLIERIFDGIFVIALLFIAMAMPDFPPFSGSQAIDLPGVDATITIAGLAKSLGVIIIAALLVIGMLVAFPRRAVRTLESLVRVLPRKVRRPIVDALEAFLSGTGVLREPLLLLRIAAWSLFLWVYNAVGAWVAFRAFGFDLPFTAALFLQSAIALAVSIPSAPGFVGPYHGMVVFVLAKLWGAPAEQAGAFAIGFHLAGFIPVTVIGLYYAWRMGLSLGEVRESEEIVEEAVEQELDVEDRPDSSGPRPFPR
- a CDS encoding pyridoxine 5'-phosphate synthase, giving the protein MRLHINVDHVATVRQARRTDEPDPVRAAVLAELGGADGITVHLREDRRHIQDRDVRLLMETVRTGVNLELAAGSDVIDIACSLHPMAATLVPERREEITTEGGLALDGESGRRAAQVVERLHAEGIRTSLFIAPERSVIDAAAALGVAAIELHTGEFAEAFRSVHTPDGRAAVMHEVTRLRRAATHAHGSGLAVHAGHGLTYENVAYVAAIGEIEELNIGHSIVSRAMMTGMERAVREMKDLIRDARRTALHGD
- a CDS encoding Rossmann-like and DUF2520 domain-containing protein, translated to MNEESSGLDNVVIVGPGRMGLALGAALRHQGAVDRLTYFGRALEPPPHPLFDPHPMAGDVDTAPAGAEYHMLPALPAPGTTIVILGVPDDALPEVVHDLSMIGEAPAGCVALHLSGALSTDALAPLHHRGYAIGSMHPLMAVADPWLAGERMVGAAFAMTGEPAANAAARRLVSALGGVPLTIAATQRPLYHAAAVVASNYLVALTGVAVRMLEQAGVDGDDAVRALLPLLRGTLDNVEHLGVKAAVTGPIARGDVDTVRLHLARLSPGDRVLYSGLGLELLRLARAAGLDEERAAEIEMLLTAG
- the hflX gene encoding GTPase HflX, producing the protein MNGLIHGQHKEPDILDTKDPRERAILVAAPLKSMPLQDTDEHLEELARLTDTAGAQVVGMLQQRLDSPHPKFFLGEGKVGELRELIAQKNATLVIFDEELSPAQGKNLEDSLKTRVMDRAELILDIFATRARSSEAQMQVELAQLQYMLPRLKRMWTHLSRIRGGIGFRGPGETQLETDRRLIGRRIGDLREKLEVVARRRETQRKGRSDEFTAALVGYTNAGKSSILAALSGSDIFIEDRLFATLDPSTRVVELEPGMKALVTDTVGFIRKLPHHLVASFSATLEEAMTADVLLHAIDASHPGWEEQKEVVEDVLRQLGLDERPTILVFNKMDRLTHGEEKAFRNRATALFEEPAVFTSAVEAEGLAELKALLLSELRKQRPEVLVQIPYADGEALATVYREGEVLSRDEDGAGGRIGIVARLPLATLGRLRHRSGIVVTDA